The Teredinibacter sp. KSP-S5-2 genomic interval GCAATATTAAACAAAACAACTCACATTAAATGGAGCAAAATATATGAGACGACTATTGGTATCGTCACTATCAATACTATTAACACAAATCGCATTTGCACAAACACCGATCTATGATCCCGATGCACAGGCAAATAGAACCACGATCTACAACAATGGACCAGTTGCAAAAATTCACGTAAATTCATCGAGCAACTACTATAACGAATCATTAATTACTTCAAGCGACGTACAAACCATATGCAACTCCGCAGAAGTTATTGTTGAATCAACAGGATATGTATTGGGGACAGCTACGCTACAGGCCATTACCATTTCAGCCAATGAAACAGGGTATGTCGCTAGCACAGCCTTACCAAATGGATACGAAAATCAGGAAAAAGCGCTTATTGTTAATTGCAGTCTCAGTCAAAACGATTACTCAGTACATCATAAAATACCAGCCACTCCCAGCATCCAACTTCAATCTGAACTAGTCGGAAGTAACTGGGTTCCGCCTGTAAACTATACTCCGGGCTTTTTCCTGAACCTGGAGTACGATGCAACATTATTCGTTGATAACCATGCAGACGACGGCTCGTGCTCAAACGGTAATCTAACTTCATTCACACCGCTATTTACATTTAACTCACCTTTTTACAGCGATAGTTTTTCCGCTGCCGGGTCGGCTTACTATTCATCGATATTCTATCCCGACTTTGTAAAAAGCATTAGCTGCACAAACTCAGGTGGGACAACGGTACTATTCGAAGAATTTCATCTTTCGAAATACGACCCAAATGTAATGCAAGAAACAAAAGACATTAATTACAACTAAAAAAACGCCTGGTTAAAAATGGGCGTTTAGCGTACTCAAATAGGCGACTAAACAATCGGTTATTTATTAATGAGTAAGCTATAGACACAAAAAAGCCGGCGTTAAGCCGGCTTTTTTTCAGAACAAATTACCCAATAAAGACCCGGGCATTTCTAAATAAGCGCAACCATCCACCATCTTCACCCCAACCTTCGGGCTTCCACGAGTTGGTAATCGTGCGATAGACACGCTCAGGATGCGGCATCATGATAGTTGCCCGCCCATCAAGCGAACTCAAGCTGGTAATACCATCCGGTGAACCGTTTGGATTAGCGGGATATTTTGCCGCCACTTCAAGCTGATTATTAATAAAACGCATAGCAACTGTTCCCGTTGCAACACACGCTTGTTGCGCAGCTTCATCTGCAAACTCTGCTCGCCCTTCACCATGAGCAACAGCAACAGGAAGGTATGAGCCCGCCATTCCCTGCATAAGCACAGAAGATGAATCTTCAATTCGTACCAAGCTCACACGTGCTTCAAATTGCTCAGAAATATTTCGAACAAAGTGTGGCCAGTGTTCTGCACCAGGAATCAATGATTTTAAGTTGGACATCATCTGACAGCCGTTACAGACACCCAAGCTGAACGTATCTTCTCGGTGGAAGAAGCTCTGGAACTGATCACGTGCTTTGGCATTGAATAAAATGGATTTTGCCCAACCTTCGCCCGCACCGAGTACGTCCCCATAAGAGAAACCACCACAGGCAACCAAGCCTTTAAATTCATCCAGGGAAATTCGGCCGGATAAAATATCGCTCATATGAACATCTATGGAAGCAAACCCGGCTTTATCAAACGCCGCTGCCATTTCAACATGTCCATTCACTCCCTGCTCTCGCAATACCGCAATTTTGGGTTTTGCGCCCGAGGCAATATAAGGAGCAGCAACGTCTTCGCTTGGATTAAAACTAAGCTTGGTGCTAAAACCAGGGTTATTTTCAGAAACACTCTCAAATTCCTGCTCAGCACATACTGGATTATCCCGAACTTTCTGCACGTGATAACTGGTTAGACTCCATAACGTTTGTAAAGCTGCGCGTGTGCTTTGGTAAACGGTCTGACCGTTGTAGCTAACAACAACTTTTTCATCCGCTGTTGCCTTACCAAGCGCAACTACCTCACCTTTGTATCCAGCCTTGGCAAACGTATCGAGCACGGCCTGCTTGTTGTTAGCAGCAACCTGCAAAACAGCACCCAGCTCTTCATTTAATAGAATGGAGTGTGCGTCGATACCCAAGTTGGTAATATCAATATCAACACCGCAATGACCGGCAAATGCCATTTCCGCAAGGGTGGCAAACAAACCACCGTCAGATCGATCGTGATACGCCAGTAGCAACTCGTCTTCCAAACAGTTTTGAATTGCAACAAAAAACGCTTTGAGTTCCGCAGCATCTTCAGCGTCTGGAGCGATATCGCCAATAGCGTTGTAGGTTTGCGCAAAGATAGAGGCACCTAAACGGTTTTTACCTTTACCCAAATCGATGAATAATAATTCATTCCCTTCTACATTCGCTTTCAGTTCTGGTGTCACGGTTTTACGTACATCAGTAACTGGAGAGAAGGCGGTAATGATTAATGACAACGGCGCAGTAACGGCTTTATCTTCACCATTTTCCTGCCAGGCCGTACGCATGGACATCGAATCCTTACCCACCGGTATGGTAATACCCAACTGCGGACAGAATTCCATACCCACAGTTTCAACAGTCCGGTAAAGCTTTTCATCTTCGCCTGGCGAACCTGCGGCACACATCCAGTTAGCCGATAACTTAATATCACTCAGTTTTTCGATACGTGTAGCTGCAATATTGGTAATGGATTCAGCAATGGCCATTCGACCAGATGCAGGTGCATCCAATAAAGCAAGCGGCGTGCGCTCACCCATACTCATCGCTTCACCAGCAAAGGTATCGTAGGCAACCGTTGTCACCGCGCAATCAGCAACAGGCACCTGCCACGGACCAACCATTTGGTCGCGCACAACCTGCCCGGTCACACTGCGGTCGCCAATCGTAATAAGAAACTGTTTGCTCGCCACTGCCGGATGCTGAATCACTCGTTCAAGCGCTTCCGCAAGGTCAACATTAGAATAGTCAAAAGCAGATGACTGAACTTCCAGAGACTGCACATCACGATGCATTTTTGGTGGTTTGCCAAACAACACATTCATGGGCAGGTCGACAGGTTTATTATCGAAGTGCTTGTCATTCAATATCAGGGTTTGCTCACTGATCGCATCGCCCACTATGGCATAAGGACAGCGTTCACGCTGGCATATCGCTTCAAATCTGGCCAGATCTTTCGGCAATACCGCCATCACATAACGTTCTTGCGATTCGTTACACCAAATTTCATGAGGCGCCATACCCGGCTCGTCATTCGGCACGTTACGCAACTCAAAATGCGCACCACATCCGCCGTCTTTTGCCAACTCAGGGAAAGCATTAGATAGACCACCAGCACCCACATCGTGAATAAAGGCAATAGGGTTTTCACCACCCAACTGCCAGCACTGATCGATCACCTCCTGACAACGACGCTCCATCTCGGGGTTTTGCCTTTGCACTGAAGCAAAATCCAGGTCTTCGGAGGAAGAACCAGAAGTCATAGAAGAAGCAGCACCACCACCCAGGCCAATCAACATAGCTGGACCACCCAGAACAATCAGCTTGGCTCCAGGTTCAAATTCGTTTTGTTCGATGTGCTCTTCTTTAATATTGCCGTAACCGCCTGCAATCATAATGGGCTTGTGGTAGCCACGACGCTCGCCTTCAAAGTTTTCTTCAAAGGTACGGAAATAACCGCAAACGTTCGGACGGCCAAACTCATTATTAAATGCAGCACCGCCCAATGGCCCTTCGATCATGATCTCCAACGGGGTAACAATACGCCCAGGCTTACCGTAGTCTTCTTCCCACGGCAGGGTGTAACCTGGAATATTCAAATTGGACACGGTAAACCCAGTTAGGCCAACCTTGGGCTTGGAGCCCTTACCGACTGCACCTTCATCACGAATTTCACCACCAGAACCGGTTCCCGCACCGGGGAAAGGTGCAATTGCAGTTGGATGGTTGTGGGTTTCCACCTTCATTAGCAGGTGTACAGGTTCCTGATGGTAGCCATACTCTTGCGTTTCCGGGTCTGGGTAGAATCGACCAGCCACCGGCCCAGCCACGACTGCCGCGTTATCGGCGTAGGCTGAAAGCACATCTTCCCCACCTTTTTCGTAGGTGTTCTTGATCATTTTGAACAAAGAACGC includes:
- the purL gene encoding phosphoribosylformylglycinamidine synthase, whose protein sequence is MHILRGAPAFSEFRLAKLLTTLQEIDPKISGVAAYYVHFADVEGELGSTESEVLNKLLTYGPKQVEKQLNSSDILELVVVPRPGTISPWSSKATDIAHNAGLSQVLRIERGVLYQLECAEPLANSSKLLPALHDRMVETVLAKPEEAVALFSHSEPAPLTAVDVLTGGREALVEANTALGLALAEDEIDYLSESFTELKRNPTDVELMMFAQANSEHCRHKIFNASWTIDGQDQERSLFKMIKNTYEKGGEDVLSAYADNAAVVAGPVAGRFYPDPETQEYGYHQEPVHLLMKVETHNHPTAIAPFPGAGTGSGGEIRDEGAVGKGSKPKVGLTGFTVSNLNIPGYTLPWEEDYGKPGRIVTPLEIMIEGPLGGAAFNNEFGRPNVCGYFRTFEENFEGERRGYHKPIMIAGGYGNIKEEHIEQNEFEPGAKLIVLGGPAMLIGLGGGAASSMTSGSSSEDLDFASVQRQNPEMERRCQEVIDQCWQLGGENPIAFIHDVGAGGLSNAFPELAKDGGCGAHFELRNVPNDEPGMAPHEIWCNESQERYVMAVLPKDLARFEAICQRERCPYAIVGDAISEQTLILNDKHFDNKPVDLPMNVLFGKPPKMHRDVQSLEVQSSAFDYSNVDLAEALERVIQHPAVASKQFLITIGDRSVTGQVVRDQMVGPWQVPVADCAVTTVAYDTFAGEAMSMGERTPLALLDAPASGRMAIAESITNIAATRIEKLSDIKLSANWMCAAGSPGEDEKLYRTVETVGMEFCPQLGITIPVGKDSMSMRTAWQENGEDKAVTAPLSLIITAFSPVTDVRKTVTPELKANVEGNELLFIDLGKGKNRLGASIFAQTYNAIGDIAPDAEDAAELKAFFVAIQNCLEDELLLAYHDRSDGGLFATLAEMAFAGHCGVDIDITNLGIDAHSILLNEELGAVLQVAANNKQAVLDTFAKAGYKGEVVALGKATADEKVVVSYNGQTVYQSTRAALQTLWSLTSYHVQKVRDNPVCAEQEFESVSENNPGFSTKLSFNPSEDVAAPYIASGAKPKIAVLREQGVNGHVEMAAAFDKAGFASIDVHMSDILSGRISLDEFKGLVACGGFSYGDVLGAGEGWAKSILFNAKARDQFQSFFHREDTFSLGVCNGCQMMSNLKSLIPGAEHWPHFVRNISEQFEARVSLVRIEDSSSVLMQGMAGSYLPVAVAHGEGRAEFADEAAQQACVATGTVAMRFINNQLEVAAKYPANPNGSPDGITSLSSLDGRATIMMPHPERVYRTITNSWKPEGWGEDGGWLRLFRNARVFIG